The Armatimonadota bacterium genome window below encodes:
- a CDS encoding prepilin-type N-terminal cleavage/methylation domain-containing protein: MKRAFTLIELLVVIAVIAILAAILFPVFAQAKEAAKKTSCLSNMKQIGLGVQLYLGDNDDRMFYRSGSANSRSGLIATVNANRWWNLLVPYLKNTDIFRCPSDSDPSPSRDVNGANSILRSFIAIFPAESLVATSIENVVDTPVVTEKWGRDFNGLVSDSWIEPYNGDFSVDSHDSKRTFKAADRHSLQMNAVFFDGHAKSKTGSAVRASKDLTGCQLIFSFPFIGLNPPTVTSPSTAPGQPNVCASFVWP, translated from the coding sequence ATGAAGCGTGCATTTACTCTTATCGAGCTCCTGGTTGTGATTGCAGTTATTGCAATTTTGGCGGCGATTTTGTTCCCTGTGTTTGCCCAGGCTAAGGAAGCGGCCAAAAAGACCTCTTGCCTTTCGAATATGAAGCAAATTGGTCTCGGAGTTCAGCTGTATTTGGGCGACAACGACGATCGAATGTTCTATCGATCAGGCTCGGCAAATTCGCGTTCGGGATTGATAGCGACAGTGAATGCCAATCGTTGGTGGAACCTGCTTGTCCCCTATCTGAAAAACACGGACATCTTTCGCTGTCCCTCCGACAGCGACCCGAGCCCAAGTCGAGACGTCAATGGCGCGAACAGCATCCTTCGCTCGTTCATCGCGATTTTTCCGGCTGAGAGCCTTGTAGCAACAAGTATCGAGAACGTTGTCGATACGCCAGTGGTCACCGAGAAGTGGGGGCGAGACTTTAACGGTTTGGTCAGCGACTCTTGGATTGAGCCATACAACGGAGACTTTTCGGTCGACTCACACGACTCCAAGCGTACATTTAAGGCGGCGGATCGCCACTCGCTGCAGATGAATGCGGTGTTCTTTGATGGCCATGCTAAGTCAAAAACAGGTTCTGCGGTTCGAGCAAGCAAAGACTTGACCGGTTGCCAACTCATTTTCAGTTTTCCGTTCATCGGCTTGAATCCGCCGACGGTGACGTCTCCAAGCACTGCCCCCGGTCAGCCCAATGTGTGCGCCAGCTTCGTGTGGCCATGA
- the nuoI gene encoding NADH-quinone oxidoreductase subunit NuoI — MAILDKIVKPMIAGLGITSKRLGHSRPTVMYPEDKREQFPRTRWRHVLTRHDDGLEKCIGCSLCAGACPARCIYVDAGENTEENRLSPGERHAVRYEINMLRCIFCGYCQDACPTGAIVLRKDFELANYDREDFIFTKEMLLEPALSERSKLI; from the coding sequence ATGGCCATCCTCGACAAAATCGTCAAACCCATGATCGCCGGACTCGGCATCACCTCCAAGCGACTCGGACACAGCCGCCCAACGGTCATGTACCCCGAAGACAAGCGCGAGCAGTTCCCAAGAACCCGCTGGCGACACGTTCTCACTCGCCACGACGACGGCCTCGAAAAGTGTATTGGCTGCTCCCTCTGCGCCGGAGCCTGCCCCGCTCGCTGCATCTACGTTGATGCTGGCGAGAACACCGAAGAAAACCGCCTCTCCCCTGGCGAGCGCCACGCCGTCCGCTACGAAATCAACATGCTCCGCTGCATATTCTGCGGCTACTGCCAAGACGCCTGCCCAACGGGGGCGATTGTATTGCGGAAGGATTTTGAGTTGGCGAACTATGATCGCGAAGATTTCATCTTCACGAAGGAAATGCTGCTAGAGCCAGCTCTCTCCGAGCGTTCAAAGCTCATCTAA
- a CDS encoding polysaccharide deacetylase family protein codes for MRILTKLSGLLFIFLLSLGCGFSGNDGAGKATGTDSRNQSLQRTPSVNTAVPERQDPYWIRAQQEVYRSPEELEAQDVREKRRGLTLAKLSRGNPREKVLALTFDDGPHPEFTLKLLEILKAENVVATFFVIGKMVEKHPELVKALDDAGMEVANHTFSHVTLTKIPYEEIVTEYRANNELVEKITNKRMKYCRPPGGDYDADVIAAASAEKLKTVLWTDDPGDYASPGGNVIEQRTLSKLSNGGVILLHDGVDQTLQMLPQIIQYAKKQGYRFVSVSELDRGVSR; via the coding sequence GTGCGAATTCTGACCAAGCTTTCCGGTTTGCTTTTCATCTTTCTCCTGAGCCTTGGGTGTGGATTTAGCGGAAATGACGGAGCAGGAAAGGCGACAGGGACCGACTCGCGTAATCAGTCTCTCCAGAGGACTCCTTCGGTCAACACCGCCGTTCCCGAGCGGCAAGACCCTTATTGGATTCGGGCACAGCAGGAGGTTTATCGCTCTCCGGAAGAACTTGAGGCGCAGGATGTGCGGGAGAAGAGACGTGGACTAACACTGGCAAAGCTCTCGAGAGGGAACCCTCGCGAGAAAGTGCTCGCGTTAACATTTGATGATGGTCCGCATCCGGAATTCACCCTGAAACTCCTTGAGATTTTGAAAGCGGAGAACGTTGTAGCGACGTTCTTTGTTATCGGGAAGATGGTAGAAAAGCATCCCGAACTCGTCAAGGCGCTTGACGACGCGGGAATGGAGGTTGCTAACCACACTTTTAGTCACGTCACCCTGACGAAGATTCCTTATGAAGAGATTGTGACGGAGTATCGGGCGAATAATGAACTGGTCGAGAAGATCACTAACAAGCGGATGAAGTACTGTCGGCCCCCGGGGGGCGACTACGATGCCGACGTCATAGCTGCGGCTTCCGCCGAGAAGCTCAAAACCGTGTTGTGGACAGATGATCCGGGAGATTACGCGAGTCCAGGGGGGAATGTTATCGAGCAACGAACCCTTTCGAAACTCAGCAATGGCGGAGTTATTTTGCTTCACGATGGTGTGGATCAGACGTTACAGATGTTGCCTCAGATCATCCAGTACGCAAAGAAGCAGGGGTATCGGTTTGTTTCTGTTTCTGAACTAGATCGCGGTGTCTCTCGGTGA
- a CDS encoding prepilin-type N-terminal cleavage/methylation domain-containing protein, which translates to MGVRLALKAFTLVELLVVIVLIAVLAAIAIPRFSDSALRSREAALRANLKLIREAGDRAEADTGLTFPVSALAQSTAPATGWRRQAMNTTWPTVNLDASTWRGPYLQAVPFNDFSRNNTYTVGQTNNSAVAWTHESRQSYNSSYYSYPSTKVGSDGRPYREW; encoded by the coding sequence ATGGGGGTACGATTGGCACTGAAAGCGTTCACGCTGGTCGAACTCCTGGTGGTGATCGTTCTGATCGCCGTGTTGGCCGCGATTGCAATCCCCAGGTTCAGCGACTCCGCGCTGCGATCGCGGGAGGCGGCATTACGAGCAAATTTGAAGCTGATTCGCGAAGCTGGTGACCGGGCTGAGGCGGATACGGGCTTGACCTTTCCAGTTTCGGCTTTGGCACAATCGACCGCCCCGGCTACTGGATGGCGGCGCCAAGCTATGAATACAACTTGGCCAACGGTCAATTTGGACGCATCAACTTGGAGAGGACCCTACTTGCAGGCAGTTCCTTTTAACGACTTTTCTCGAAACAACACCTATACCGTCGGGCAGACCAACAATTCTGCGGTGGCCTGGACACACGAGTCGAGGCAGTCTTACAATTCAAGCTACTACAGTTATCCTTCGACGAAGGTTGGGTCGGACGGTCGCCCTTATCGCGAGTGGTGA